The Ornithinimicrobium sufpigmenti genome includes the window CGGCCGCGCCAACGTGGTGCGGGTCGTCCTGCACGAGGACGTCGACGGAGCGCATCGGCACCGCGACGGCGGACTCGAGAGCCGACCATGGGGCGAGCACTGGAGCGAGCACGGGAGCGAGCGAGGGAACGGGCAGGAGGGGGAGCGGCCCGCTGGCTCGGGGCAGGAAGGCTCGGAGCACGACCATGAGCAGACCCTGGTCGAGCTGGCGGCCAACGTGGACGACCTGGACCCGCGCGTGTGGCCCAGCGTGATCGAGACCGTCCTGGCGGCCGGGGCCCTGGACGCCTGGCTGGTGCCCGTACACATGAAGAAGGGCCGGCCGGGCGTCATCGTCCACGCCCTCGCCGAGCCGCACCTGCGGGCCGGTCTGGTGGAGGTGCTGGTGCGGCATACCCCGTCCTTGGGGGTGCGCTGGCATCTCGTCACCCGCGCGGCGCTGGGGCGCCGGTGGGAGCGGGTCGAGGTCCCCGGGGGCAGCGTGCGGGTCAAGCTGGGTCTGCGCGAGGGTGAGGTGGTGACCGCGACGCCCGAGCTCGAGGACGCCCGGATGGTCGCGGAGGCCACGGGCCAGCCGCTGCGTGCGGTGCTGCGGGCTGCGGAGGCTGCGGCCGCGGGGGCGGCCTGGTCGACCGACCCGCCGGCTCAGGGCTGAGGGAGGTCCGCCGCGATCTGCGCGGCCAGGTGCCCGCCACCGTAGCCGTTGTCGATGTTGACCACGGCCACGCCAGGGGCGCAGCTGGTCAGCATCGTGAGCAGCGCCGCCACCCCGCCGAAGGCGGCGCCGTAGCCCACGGAGGTCGGCACCGCGACGACGGGGACGCCGACCAGGCCGGCGACCACGCTGGGCAGGGCGCCGTCCATCCCGGCCACGACCACGATCGCCCGCACCGCCGGGTGCCGCAGCTCCTCCGTCCGCGCAAGGATCCGGTGCAGACCGGCCACCCCGACGTCGACGATGAGCCTGGTCTCCCGCCCCAGGTGCCGCGCCGTGAGCTCGGCCTCCCGTGCTACCGGCAGGTCCGAGGTGCCGGCCGCGACGACGATCACCCGTCCACCGCTGGGCGCTGGCGGCTCGGCCGGCCAGGCCACCACGCGAGCGGTCTCGTCGTGGGCGGCGTCGGGCAGCTCGGCGAGGACGGCGGCGGCCCGGTCCGCGTCGACCCGGGTGAACAGCACGGGCCCCGGGGTGCCCGACTCCCGCCACCGCAGCGCGATCCGCCGCACCTGGTCGGGCGTCTTGGCGTCGCAGAGCACCGCCTCGGGATAGCCCCGCCGCCGTCCGCGCTCGAGGTCGAGGTCGAGGTCGGGATCGCGCGCTTCCGGGTCGCGCACAAAGTGCGTCGCCGAGTCGCTCGGGTCGCTCGGGTCGCTCGGGTCGCTCGGGTCGCTCACCGGCTCTCTCACCGGGTCCCGTCCGAGAGTCCCAGTGCTTCCAGGGTGAACCGGCCGGACTGCAGCCCGCCCGGGTCGAGGATGACCTCGGCGAAACCGATCTGCCGCAGCTGGGCGGTGAGGGGTTCCCGAGCGGCCAGCAACGTCTCCAGGTGGGCCATCGGCACCTCCACCCTGGCGGTGTCGCCGTGGTGCCGCACCCGCACCTCGGGGATGCCGAGTGCAAGCACCGCGTCCTCGGCCGCCTCGACCTGGGCCAGCTTCTCCGGCGTGACCTCCTGGTGGTGGGGGATCCGCGAGGCCAGGCACGGCGAGGCAGGGGTCTGCGCCGTCGGCAGCCCGAGCCACGCGGCAACCTCCCGCACCGTCTTCTTGTCCATCCGGGCGTCCGCCAGGGGCCGCAGCACCCGGTGCTCGGTGGCGGCGCCGGAACCGGGCCGGTCGGGGCGCAGCGCGTCGTCGGCGTTCTCGCCGTAGGCCACCGCGTCCAGCCCGTGCTCGGCCACCAGCTCGGCAGAGATCACCGTGAACAGCTCGTCCTTGCAGAAGTAGCACCGGTCGACCCCGTTGCGTCGGTAGTCATCCCGGTCCATCTCCCGGGTCCGGACTTCGACCATGCGGGCACCCAGGCCCTCTGCCTGGGCGCGGGCACGGGCATGGTCGCGGCCGGCCAGGCTGGCCGACACACCGGTCACCGCCAGGACGCGGTCCGGTCCGAGCAGGCGCAGCGCCAGCGCCAGGAGCACCGAGGAGTCGACACCACCGGAGTAGGCCACGCCCAGCCGCCCCACGCCGTCCACCGCCCGGGCGAAGGCGTCGACGTGCGCGCGCAGGTGTGCCGGGACCGGCTCAGGAGCCAATCTTGAGCTCGGAACGGTCCCCGGACCAGTCGGTGTGGAAGCTGCCCTCGTCATCGACCCGACCATACGTGTGGGCCCCGAAGTAGTCACGCTGTCCCTGCACCAGGGCGGCGGGCAGACGCGGGGCCCGCAGGGTGTCGTAGTAGGCCAGCGCGGCGCCGAAGCCCGGCAGCGGGACGCCCGCGGCCGCGCCGACGCCCACCACGCGCCGCCACCCGTCCTGGGCCTGCTCCAGCCCGTCCCGGATCGAGGGGGCCTCGAGCAGCGTGGTCAGCTGCTGGGCGGCATACTCACCGCGGATGCGCTCCAGCAGCCTGGCCCGGATGATGCAGCCGGCGCGCCAGATGCGCGCCACCTCGGCGATGTCGACGTCCCACCCGTAGCTGTCCGAGGCGACGCGGATCAGGTGCAGGCCCTGCGCGTAGGCGACCACCTTGGCCGCCCACAGCGACTGGCGCACCTGCTCGACGAAGGCGTCCAGCCCCTGCCCCTCGCCGCCCTGAGGGGTCTGCAGGTAGGCCGTGAGGTCGCGGTCCGGTCCGGCGAGGGCCGGCTGGGCCGCGGCCCGCAGCTCGGGGTGGCTGGAGGCGGAGCGGGCGAAGACGGACTCGGCGATCGCGTTGACCGGGACCCCCAGCTCGAGGGCGGCCTGCACCGTCCAGCTGCCGGTGCCCTTCTGCCCGGCGGCGTCGACGATGGAGTCGACCAGCGGGCCGCCGGTGCGGGCATCGTCCTGGGCAAGCACCTCGGCGGTCACTTCGATGAGGTAGGAGTCCAGGTCGCCCTCGTTCCAGGAGCGGAAGACCTGGGACATCGCCGCCGGCTCCATCCCGGCCGCGCGGAGCAGGTCGTAGGCCTCGGAGATGAACTGCATGTCGGCATACTCGATGCCGTTGTGCACCATCTTGACGAAGTGGCCGGCGCCGTCCGGGCCGATGTGGGTGCAGCACGGCTCGCCGTCCACCTTCGCCGAGATGCTCTCCAGGATCGGGCCGAGCGCGGCGTAGGACTCGACGGAGCCGCCCGGCATGATCGAGGGGCCCTCCAGGGCGCCGACCTCACCGCCGGAGATACCGACCCCGACGAAGTGCAGCCCGTGCGCGCGCAGCGCCTCCTCGCGCCGGCGGGTGTCCTGGTAGCGGGCGTTGCCGCCGTCCACCACGATGTCCCCCTCCTGCAGCAGGGGGACGAGGGAGTCGATGACCGCATCGGTGCCCGCCCCGGCCTGGACCATGATGATGATCTGCCGCGGCCGGGCCAGCGAGTCGACGAACGCCTCCAGGTCGCCGGTCAGCACGAAGGTGCCTTCGGTGCCGTGCAGGTCGATGACCTCCTGGGCCCGGGACTGGGTGCGGTTGTAGATCGCGACGGCGTGCCCGTTGCGGGCCAGGTTGCGGGCCAGGTTGCGCCCCATCACCGCCATCCCGATGACCCCGATCTGGGCGCTGCCGGTGGCGGGCAGCTGCGCGCTGCGCTCCGGATCGGGGCCGGATGCCGCGGACTGTGCGCGCCCGGGGCGGGCAGGGTGGTCAGGGTTGGCGGGGTGGGTGCTCGACATGGGTGCCTCCTGGGGACGGGGTGTGCCTGCCTCTCATCCTGTCCGCCGGGGCGCTCCTGACGCTGCCGGTTGCCACAAGTTGCCGCGAGACTACGGTGGGCTGCATGAGCGGTGCCGCTGCCGACCCCACCCCGGTGACGATCTACGACGTCGCCCGGGAGGCGGGGGTCCATCCGTCCACCGTGAGCCGGACGTTCTCCCGGCCAGGGCGGGTCAGCAGCCAGACCGCGGCGCGGGTGCACGAGGTCGCCGAGCGGCTGGGCTACCGCCAGGACGTGCCGTTCCGGCTGCCGGGGCGCTCCCGCAGCCACGTCATCTGCCTGGTGGTCAGCGACATCACCAACCCCTACTACCTCGGCATCATCCGCGGTGCCGAGCGCGTGGCCGCGGCGGCCGACTACAGCCTCGTGGTGACCGACGGCCGGGAGTCCTCCACGCACGAGCGGCAGGTGCTCAGCCGCAACCTGCCGGGGTCGGACGGCATCATCATCACCTCCTCCCGGCTCTCGGACAAGGAGCTGCGCGGTCTGGCCCGCGAGGTGCCGCTGGTCGTCGTCAACCGCCGGGTGCCCGGCCTGCCGTGCGTGCACCCGGACAACGCGCGCGGCATCCGGCGGTCCGTGGAGCACCTCGCCTCGCTGGGCCACACCTCTATCGGCTACGTGGCCGGCCCTGCCGCGTCGTGGGCCGACGGTGCCCGCTGGCGGGCCGTCCGGGAGGCCTGCCATGAGCTGCTGCTCACCGACGTGCGGGTGGGCCCGGTGGCCCCGACCATGGCCGGGGGACGTGCGGCGGCGCAGGAGATCGTCCGCCGCGGGCTGACCGCGGTCCAGACCTACAACGACATGGTCGGCATCGGGGTGCTGCGCGGCCTGCGGGAGCTGGGCGTGGACGTGCCGGGGGAGGTCAGCGTCGTCGGCTTCGACAACACCCTGCCCGCCGAGCTGGTGA containing:
- the larB gene encoding nickel pincer cofactor biosynthesis protein LarB is translated as MSDPSDPSDPSDPSDSATHFVRDPEARDPDLDLDLERGRRRGYPEAVLCDAKTPDQVRRIALRWRESGTPGPVLFTRVDADRAAAVLAELPDAAHDETARVVAWPAEPPAPSGGRVIVVAAGTSDLPVAREAELTARHLGRETRLIVDVGVAGLHRILARTEELRHPAVRAIVVVAGMDGALPSVVAGLVGVPVVAVPTSVGYGAAFGGVAALLTMLTSCAPGVAVVNIDNGYGGGHLAAQIAADLPQP
- the larE gene encoding ATP-dependent sacrificial sulfur transferase LarE; the encoded protein is MAPEPVPAHLRAHVDAFARAVDGVGRLGVAYSGGVDSSVLLALALRLLGPDRVLAVTGVSASLAGRDHARARAQAEGLGARMVEVRTREMDRDDYRRNGVDRCYFCKDELFTVISAELVAEHGLDAVAYGENADDALRPDRPGSGAATEHRVLRPLADARMDKKTVREVAAWLGLPTAQTPASPCLASRIPHHQEVTPEKLAQVEAAEDAVLALGIPEVRVRHHGDTARVEVPMAHLETLLAAREPLTAQLRQIGFAEVILDPGGLQSGRFTLEALGLSDGTR
- the gndA gene encoding NADP-dependent phosphogluconate dehydrogenase, translating into MAVMGRNLARNLARNGHAVAIYNRTQSRAQEVIDLHGTEGTFVLTGDLEAFVDSLARPRQIIIMVQAGAGTDAVIDSLVPLLQEGDIVVDGGNARYQDTRRREEALRAHGLHFVGVGISGGEVGALEGPSIMPGGSVESYAALGPILESISAKVDGEPCCTHIGPDGAGHFVKMVHNGIEYADMQFISEAYDLLRAAGMEPAAMSQVFRSWNEGDLDSYLIEVTAEVLAQDDARTGGPLVDSIVDAAGQKGTGSWTVQAALELGVPVNAIAESVFARSASSHPELRAAAQPALAGPDRDLTAYLQTPQGGEGQGLDAFVEQVRQSLWAAKVVAYAQGLHLIRVASDSYGWDVDIAEVARIWRAGCIIRARLLERIRGEYAAQQLTTLLEAPSIRDGLEQAQDGWRRVVGVGAAAGVPLPGFGAALAYYDTLRAPRLPAALVQGQRDYFGAHTYGRVDDEGSFHTDWSGDRSELKIGS
- a CDS encoding LacI family DNA-binding transcriptional regulator; its protein translation is MSGAAADPTPVTIYDVAREAGVHPSTVSRTFSRPGRVSSQTAARVHEVAERLGYRQDVPFRLPGRSRSHVICLVVSDITNPYYLGIIRGAERVAAAADYSLVVTDGRESSTHERQVLSRNLPGSDGIIITSSRLSDKELRGLAREVPLVVVNRRVPGLPCVHPDNARGIRRSVEHLASLGHTSIGYVAGPAASWADGARWRAVREACHELLLTDVRVGPVAPTMAGGRAAAQEIVRRGLTAVQTYNDMVGIGVLRGLRELGVDVPGEVSVVGFDNTLPAELVTPGLTTVAQPVTVLGETAARAVIAQATGEATGRELTQVVPVRLVERGSTGPVRS